Proteins found in one Anopheles aquasalis chromosome 3, idAnoAquaMG_Q_19, whole genome shotgun sequence genomic segment:
- the LOC126577151 gene encoding ADP-ribosylation factor-like protein 5B → MGLLFAKIWSLFGNEEHKLVMVGLDNAGKTTILYQFLMNEVVHTSPTIGSNVEEIVWKNIHFLVWDLGGQQSLRAAWSTYYTNTEFIIMVIDSTDRERLAVTREELYKMLQHEDLTKASLLVYANKQDLKDSMSAAEISKQLDLTSIKKHQWHIQSCCALTGEGLYQGLEWIAQRIKKK, encoded by the exons ATGGGGCTGCTGTTTGCCAAAATATGGAGCCTTTTTGGCAACGAAG AACACAAACTAGTCATGGTGGGACTGGACAATGCCGGCAAAACGACCATCCTCTATCAGTTCCTGATGAATGAAGTCGTCCACACGAGCCCAACGATCGGATCGAACGTGGAAGAG ATCGTGTGGAAGAACATACACTTTCTGGTGTGGGATCTGGGTGGACAGCAAAGTTTACGGGCTGCATGGAGTACCTACTACACGAACACGGAG TTCATCATCATGGTAATAGACTCGACGGATCGGGAGCGGTTAGCGGTGACACGTGAAGAGTTGTACAAAATGCTGCAGCACGAAGACTTAACCAAGGCCAGCTTACTGGTTTACGCCAACAAGCAG GATCTAAAAGACTCGATGAGTGCAGCTGAAATTTCCAAACAACTAGACCTCACCTCAATCAAGAAGCACCAGTGGCACATACAGTCCTGCTGTGCGCTAACGGGCGAAGG ACTCTATCAAGGACTGGAATGGATAGCACAGCGAATCAAGAAGAAATGA
- the LOC126574378 gene encoding uncharacterized protein LOC126574378, translating to MVRDCEVVGHDGLNKIYAFRKIYNGALTPGKAVHKAYISYAGKEIEVSSGQLLRKGNYEWVYGKNGSVPPNAVIMGHNDNGSPLYIRRAMVNDALTPGKIDPPAGYLYIPYGGKEHYITVYTVLCYKDVHCPVCPKLQIPKSEWVDFQLAVSERPECEIVGQDGSMKIYAFRKTYEGAVTPGKAVHRAFISYAGKEIEVTTGQLLRKGNYEWLYGKNGSVPPNAVIMGSMADGSPLYMGRAVINGTLTPGKIYPPHGVLYIPYDGVEHRIDTYTVLCYKDVYCPSPSCPKPTSSPKSSIPKPCDELS from the exons ATGGTTCGAG ATTGCGAGGTAGTTGGTCATGATGGTTTGAACAAGATTTACGCGTTCAGAAAAATTTATAATGGAGCCTTGACCCCAGGTAAAGCCGTTCATAAGGCATACATCAGCTATGCAGGTAAAGAAATTGAAGTGTCGTCCGGACAACTTTTGCGCAAAGGAAACTATGAATGGGTTTACGGAAAAAACGGAAGCGTGCCTCCAAATGCCGTCATAATGGGCCATAACGATAATGGTAGTCCACTTTATATAAGGCGAGCTATGGTCAATGATGCTTTGACACCAGGGAAGATTGATCCTCCCGCTGGATACTTGTATATTCCATATGGCGGGAAAGAACACTACATAACAGTCTACACCGTGCTTTGCTATAAGGATGTCCATTGTCCCGTGTGCCCTAAGCTGCAAATACCAA AGTCAGAGTGGGTCGACTTTCAGCTAGCAGTTTCTGAGCGGCCAGAATGTGAGATAGTTGGTCAAGATGGTTCGATGAAGATTTACGCGTTCAGAAAAACTTATGAGGGAGCCGTGACCCCAGGGAAAGCCGTTCATAGGGCATTCATTAGCTATGCTGGCAAAGAAATCGAAGTGACTACCGGGCAACTTTTGCGCAAAGGAAACTACGAATGGCTTTACGGGAAAAACGGAAGCGTTCCACCAAATGCCGTTATAATGGGCAGCATGGCCGATGGTAGTCCACTTTATATGGGGCGAGCTGTTATCAATGGTACTTTAACACCTGGGAAGATCTACCCTCCGCATGGAGTCTTGTACATTCCTTATGATGGAGTAGAACATCGCATTGATACTTACACCGTACTGTGCTATAAGGATGTTTATTGTCCCTCACCATCGTGCCCTAAGCCAACATCGTCCCCCAAGTCGTCGATTCCGAAACCATGTGATGAGTTGAGTTAA
- the LOC126575843 gene encoding uncharacterized protein LOC126575843, whose translation MASEPNYTELLPNEVLCMVFDRLDVKNVKNCSLACKRWKDIIFYSDYVKRFDINISVFSNAASKTNPIESLLQKANQLAHTNRSYRNFSFLLVQGMEPLQPIWKIIHPKHTSNMYSLYLNYIFVPIMDMLPMVIDAIPSMALLRTLGVLEEISVRRNISQYKRQENIPQIRSASLKELTMHCKYKYTIDTPELKVFKGALSGLLPPDGGDTEALVLAKLQHLEITVESWQSPDQSIVRRVPNLVKINWDIPVAENLFVAMCNSFPSLIEARFSKELFISRPNVLNHLSKLAQLRRLFFYIIDIEQDVFVDLSELTHLEELDLGFTHVMPISLLSFSKTIKKLGLHLTASNGHSLMEIITRNLMQLTELGLACHSAPLSTSVLKTLPSLQQLEVLVFSHCHLKKSFFHQMNAPMHRLRSLRFRHCELETTQLLGLRDKFPNIKNPEFDECISSIESEGDRDQNDGIQEFLFALASQLQEAFRF comes from the exons ATGGCGTCGGAGCCGAATTATACTGAGCTATTGCCGAACGAG GTGCTGTGCATGGTGTTTGATCGTCTGGATGTGAAGAATGTAAAGAACTGTTCACTCGCCTGTAAGCGTTGGAAGGACATCATCTTCTATAGTGACTATGTGAAACGATTCGACATCAACATAAGTGTATTCAGTAATGCGGCCTCAAAGACAAATCCCATCGAGTCACTGCTGCAGAAGGCGAATCAACTGGCGCATACAAATCGAAGCTATCgtaatttttctttccttctggTGCAAGGTATGGAACCTCTTCAACCGATTTGGAAGATTATTCACCCAAAGCATACCAGCAACATGTACTCGCTGTATCTGAATTACATTTTTGTTCCGATAATGGATATGCTCCCAATGGTGATTGATGCGATCCCGTCGATGGCCCTGCTGCGAACGCTGGGTGTCTTGGAGGAGATCAGCGTGCGGCGCAACATTAGCCAATACAAACGCCAAGAGAACATACCACAGATTCGAAGTGCATCGCTCAAGGAGCTGACAATGCACTGCAAATATAAGTACACGATTGACACGCCGGAACTGAAAGTATTTAAAGGCGCACTGAGCGGACTTCTTCCACCGGACGGTGGCGATACGGAAGCGCTTGTGCTCGCCAAGTTGCAGCATCTGGAGATAACAGTGGAGAGCTGGCAATCACCTGACCAATCCATCGTTCGCCGCGTGCCGAATCTAGTGAAAATCAATTGGGACATTCCCGTGGCGGAAAATCTCTTCGTTGCCATGTGCAACTCATTCCCATCATTGATCGAGGCACGCTTTTCCAAGGAACTGTTTATTTCACGTCCAAACGTACTGAACCATCTCTCTAAACTTGCGCAGCTTCGTCGgctatttttttatataatcGATATAGAGCAGGATGTGTTTGTTGACTTGTCGGAATTAACCCATCTGGAGGAGCTCGATCTGGGATTTACTCATGTAATGCCCATCAGTTTGCTGAGTTTTAGCAAGACGATTAAAAAGCTTGGCCTGCACCTCACTGCGAGCAATGGACACAGTCTGATGGAAATCATTACACGGAACTTAATGCAGCTGACGGAACTGGGTTTAGCGTGTCATTCCGCTCCGCTATCAACTAGTGTCCTGAAAACTTTACCCTCACTGCAACAATTGGAGGTACTCGTGTTCTCCCATTGCCATctcaaaaaatcatttttccaccaaatgAACGCACCCATGCATCGACTGCGATCTTTGCGCTTTCGCCATTGTGAACTCGAAACGACACAACTTCTGGGACTACGGGACAAGTTCCCTAATATAAAGAATCCGGAGTTCGATGAGTGCATAAGTAGCATCGAATCGGAGGGCGATAGAGACCAAAACGATGGTATCCAAGAGttcttgtttgctttggcaAGTCAGCTACAAGAAGCATTCCGTTTTTAA
- the LOC126576176 gene encoding uncharacterized protein LOC126576176: MSTESERLQNRKEAVWSAFLYIVSYLRDKDFKDYPDLVETIDEELQRVHAEMHSFLPRFEELSGDSMCRKNLLHFYLSARSRLERIKYGLEAADKQAMPTSSTGLNNSAKPPAAKSLNTFYNGFLAQFRKIVSFESCPHLSRSERILRLIREFETAIVAARAVTARGGNLLIDELLVSLALSKLDEDTLTQVTQHRDPEIIPSWADFREQLLRLTTTVAPCVQS, from the coding sequence ATGTCTACCGAGAGTGAACGTTTGCAAAATCGGAAAGAGGCGGTATGGTCAGCATTTTTATACATAGTCTCTTATTTGCGGGATAAAGATTTTAAAGACTATCCCGATTTGGTGGAAACTATTGACGAGGAGCTTCAACGAGTACATGCAGAAATGCATAGTTTTCTGCCACGATTTGAAGAACTCAGTGGCGATTCTATGTGTAGAAAGAATTTGCTTCACTTCTATCTCTCTGCACGCAGTAGGCTGGAAAGAATTAAGTATGGATTGGAAGCAGCTGACAAGCAGGCAATGCCAACTAGTTCCACGGGACTGAATAATAGTGCCAAGCCACCCGCGGCGAAATCCTTGAACACGTTTTACAATGGATTTTTGGCTCAGTTCCGCAAAATTGTATCGTTTGAGAGCTGCCCGCACCTATCCAGATCCGAGCGTATCCTGCGGCTCATCAGAGAGTTCGAAACGgccatcgtagctgcgcgCGCCGTCACCGCCAGGGGTGGAAATCTGCTAATCGATGAATTGCTGGTGTCGTTGGCGTTGAGCAAGCTGGACGAGGATACTCTGACGCAAGTTACGCAGCACCGTGACCCCGAAATCATCCCGTCCTGGGCGGATTTTCGCGAACAGCTTTTGCGTttaacgacgacggtggcaccATGTGTACAATCCTAA